A single genomic interval of Blochmannia endosymbiont of Camponotus sp. C-003 harbors:
- a CDS encoding TerC family protein, whose protein sequence is MEFLTDISMWIGLLTLVILEIVLGVDNLVFISILADKLPKKQRERACIIGLTLALIMRIALLSLISWFVTLTKPLCKIATFLFSGRDLILLFGGIFLLFKATTELHQQLEHKTHNHTNRGYASFWVVVIQIVVFDAIFSLDAVITAVGTVENLTIMIIAVVIAVVIMSLSSRLLTNFINSHQTVVVLCLSFLLIIGLSLIAEGIGFYIPKGYLYVAIGFSVFIELFNQVAHCNSMKGQSTKSMRERTAEAIMRLMGNTVQWSVDTEKNSSVLLSKTHFAEEERHMITGVLSLASRTLRSIMTPRNEISWLDSQKPVQELYATLMNTPHNMFPVCNGELDQLIGIVRAKDLMAAISNGERLETHASENLPIVVPETLDVLNLLKELRRAKGSMVVVSNEFGIIQGLITPLDVLEAIAGEFPDEDETPEIEIINNGTGWLVKGSTDLHALQQALQAHDLVHVCDHVASLAGLLLSRCDRIPKEGDVLTINRWRFIIRKMIEYRIELVEIECLLFSNDTHH, encoded by the coding sequence ATGGAATTTTTAACAGACATATCAATGTGGATAGGATTATTAACTTTAGTCATTTTAGAAATTGTGCTTGGTGTTGATAATTTGGTTTTTATTAGTATTTTAGCAGATAAACTTCCAAAAAAACAACGTGAACGTGCATGTATTATCGGGTTAACATTAGCGTTGATAATGCGTATAGCCTTATTATCTTTAATTTCATGGTTCGTAACTCTCACAAAACCATTGTGCAAGATTGCTACTTTTTTATTTTCTGGGAGAGATTTAATTTTATTGTTTGGAGGTATTTTTCTCTTATTTAAAGCAACTACTGAATTACATCAACAACTAGAGCATAAAACACATAACCACACTAATCGTGGATATGCTAGTTTTTGGGTAGTTGTGATACAAATTGTAGTTTTTGATGCTATTTTTTCTCTTGATGCAGTAATAACGGCTGTTGGTACAGTAGAGAATTTAACAATAATGATAATAGCAGTTGTTATAGCGGTGGTAATAATGTCGCTATCATCTCGTTTATTAACTAATTTCATTAATAGTCATCAGACTGTAGTAGTTTTATGTTTGAGTTTTTTATTAATTATTGGGTTGAGTCTAATTGCAGAGGGAATTGGATTTTATATACCAAAAGGTTATTTATATGTTGCTATTGGATTTTCAGTATTCATTGAATTATTTAATCAAGTCGCTCACTGTAATTCCATGAAGGGCCAATCAACTAAATCAATGCGTGAACGTACAGCAGAAGCGATTATGAGGTTAATGGGTAATACGGTACAATGGAGTGTGGATACAGAGAAAAATTCTTCAGTTCTTTTATCAAAAACACATTTTGCTGAAGAGGAACGCCATATGATCACCGGAGTATTATCATTAGCCTCACGTACCCTACGAAGTATAATGACCCCTCGAAATGAAATTTCATGGTTAGATTCTCAAAAACCAGTGCAAGAATTATATGCTACGTTAATGAATACTCCTCATAATATGTTTCCAGTATGTAACGGTGAATTAGATCAATTAATAGGAATTGTTCGTGCTAAAGATTTAATGGCAGCTATTTCTAATGGAGAACGGTTAGAAACACATGCTTCAGAAAATTTGCCCATTGTAGTTCCAGAAACTTTAGATGTCTTAAATTTATTAAAGGAATTGCGGCGTGCAAAAGGCAGTATGGTTGTTGTATCTAATGAATTTGGTATTATTCAAGGATTAATAACTCCTTTAGATGTATTAGAAGCTATAGCTGGTGAATTTCCTGACGAAGATGAAACACCAGAGATTGAAATAATCAATAATGGGACAGGTTGGCTAGTAAAAGGTAGTACGGATTTGCATGCATTACAACAGGCATTACAGGCCCATGATTTGGTGCATGTTTGTGATCATGTAGCTTCTTTAGCTGGTTTGCTATTATCTCGTTGCGACCGTATACCAAAAGAAGGAGACGTGTTGACGATTAATAGATGGCGTTTTATAATTCGAAAAATGATAGAGTATCGTATTGAGTTAGTAGAAATAGAATGTCTGTTGTTTTCTAATGATACACATCATTAA
- the pabB gene encoding aminodeoxychorismate synthase component I yields MSIHLIELPYHPYATLNLFETLSNTSWSMLLYSGHNNKHPDSRFDILVTDPTLTLITHNNTTTVSCNKQHQVNNADPFLLLNKYIHIMNMQSENNFQLPFQGGFVGVFGYDLARYIESLPKLAKQDLSFPDMAIGLYRWAIISDHKLCKNYLVTHDNPKKILNWVYKQQHIYNNHISKTSFRLTQSWKSNMSRSEYAQKFHIIKKNIIAGNCYQVCLSQRFSASYIGDEWTAFRYLLHYNHAPFSAFMRLPNKLSILSLSPERFLQLHDTKIKTQPIKGTLSRLKNVQDDYQQIIKLSESTKDQSENLMIVDLLRNDIGKVAVPGSIHVSKLFDVQSFPGVHHMISTITGELSNNFSACDLLRACFPGGSIIGAPKVQVMKLIEQLEPQRRNIWSGNIGYLSCCGNMDTNIAIRTLLAERQYLFCSVGSGIIFDSDEESEYQEMQDKVSTILLPLLKKFYFK; encoded by the coding sequence ATGAGCATACATCTTATAGAGCTACCCTATCATCCTTACGCTACACTGAATCTTTTTGAGACTTTATCCAATACATCATGGTCTATGTTGTTGTATTCTGGTCATAACAATAAACACCCAGATAGCCGTTTCGATATATTAGTTACTGATCCAACACTAACATTAATAACGCACAACAATACCACTACAGTTTCTTGTAATAAACAACATCAAGTTAATAATGCAGACCCATTTCTTCTATTAAACAAATATATTCATATCATGAATATGCAATCAGAAAATAATTTTCAATTACCATTTCAAGGTGGATTTGTAGGTGTGTTTGGATATGATCTCGCAAGATATATTGAATCACTTCCGAAATTAGCAAAACAAGATCTTTCATTTCCAGATATGGCAATAGGTTTATATCGATGGGCAATTATTTCGGATCATAAACTTTGTAAAAATTACCTTGTTACTCATGATAATCCCAAAAAAATATTAAATTGGGTATATAAACAACAACATATATATAACAATCATATTTCTAAAACATCATTTCGTCTTACGCAATCATGGAAAAGCAACATGAGTCGCTCAGAATATGCTCAAAAATTCCATATTATCAAAAAAAATATAATTGCAGGAAATTGTTATCAAGTGTGCCTTTCGCAACGTTTCTCTGCTTCATATATAGGAGATGAATGGACAGCATTTCGTTATCTATTACATTATAATCACGCACCTTTTTCAGCTTTTATGAGGCTACCAAACAAATTGAGTATACTCAGTTTATCTCCCGAACGTTTTTTGCAGTTACATGATACAAAAATTAAAACTCAACCTATCAAAGGTACATTATCTAGATTAAAAAACGTACAAGATGATTATCAACAAATTATTAAATTATCTGAATCTACAAAAGATCAATCAGAAAATTTAATGATCGTTGATTTATTAAGAAATGATATTGGAAAAGTAGCTGTTCCAGGTAGTATTCATGTATCTAAATTATTTGATGTTCAATCATTTCCAGGAGTGCACCATATGATTAGTACTATTACAGGAGAGCTGTCTAACAATTTTTCAGCTTGTGATTTACTACGTGCATGCTTTCCAGGAGGATCTATAATTGGAGCCCCAAAAGTTCAAGTCATGAAATTAATTGAACAACTTGAACCACAACGTCGAAACATTTGGTCTGGTAATATTGGATACTTAAGTTGTTGCGGTAATATGGATACCAACATTGCTATCAGAACATTATTAGCTGAAAGACAATACCTGTTTTGCTCAGTAGGAAGTGGTATTATTTTCGATAGCGATGAAGAATCAGAATATCAAGAAATGCAAGACAAAGTCTCTACTATATTGCTGCCGTTACTAAAAAAATTTTATTTTAAATAA
- the tsaB gene encoding tRNA (adenosine(37)-N6)-threonylcarbamoyltransferase complex dimerization subunit type 1 TsaB encodes MSTQILAFDTTTELCSVAIMIDHSIYDHKIIAPKSHSEKILPMINQLLIEVGVTLESFDCIVFNRGPGSFAGVRIGISVAQGLALGADLPLVGVSSLEVLAQGAWRIFSVKQVISTIDARMGELYWACYHRMSDDSCWICSDNESIINPEIIEKRLICSSYFQKMKGNWALVGTGWNNYPILACAEKMPRVIALKNRSVMLPEAQDMLPLGLYNWINKIFVNPNQVQPVYLRNAVVSCKNR; translated from the coding sequence ATGTCTACTCAAATTTTGGCTTTTGATACTACTACTGAATTGTGTTCTGTTGCGATCATGATTGATCATAGCATATATGATCATAAAATTATAGCTCCAAAGAGTCATTCAGAAAAAATATTACCTATGATTAATCAATTATTGATTGAAGTAGGTGTTACTTTGGAATCATTTGATTGTATTGTATTTAATAGAGGACCGGGTAGTTTTGCAGGGGTACGTATTGGGATCAGTGTCGCACAGGGTTTGGCGTTAGGGGCGGATTTACCTTTAGTGGGGGTGTCTTCTTTAGAAGTATTAGCGCAAGGGGCTTGGCGTATTTTTTCTGTTAAACAAGTTATCTCTACTATTGATGCCCGTATGGGTGAGTTATATTGGGCTTGTTATCATCGGATGAGCGACGATAGTTGTTGGATATGTAGCGATAATGAGTCTATTATAAATCCGGAAATAATCGAAAAAAGATTAATATGTTCTTCTTATTTTCAGAAGATGAAGGGTAATTGGGCGCTTGTAGGAACAGGTTGGAATAACTATCCAATATTAGCATGTGCTGAAAAGATGCCTCGCGTAATTGCTTTAAAGAATAGGAGCGTTATGTTGCCTGAAGCACAGGATATGTTGCCTTTAGGACTGTATAATTGGATAAATAAGATATTTGTTAATCCAAATCAGGTGCAACCTGTGTATTTACGTAATGCAGTAGTTAGTTGTAAAAACAGATGA
- the minE gene encoding cell division topological specificity factor MinE encodes MVLVNFFFFRKKTPANIAKKRLQEIISEHNTRNNSSPYYLPQLKKDLIQTISKYTHDPHILSIQLEKKDNKTSILKCKIIFFNEET; translated from the coding sequence ATGGTATTAGTAAATTTCTTTTTTTTTAGAAAAAAAACACCAGCCAACATCGCCAAAAAAAGACTACAAGAAATTATTTCTGAACATAACACTAGAAATAATTCTTCCCCATATTATTTACCTCAATTAAAAAAAGATTTAATCCAAACAATAAGTAAATATACACATGATCCACACATACTTTCAATCCAATTAGAAAAAAAAGACAACAAAACATCCATCTTAAAATGCAAGATAATTTTTTTTAATGAAGAAACATAA